Proteins co-encoded in one Oncorhynchus masou masou isolate Uvic2021 chromosome 22, UVic_Omas_1.1, whole genome shotgun sequence genomic window:
- the LOC135508690 gene encoding ciliary microtubule associated protein 1B-like produces MSGTDVWVGSWRPHKPRGPIAALYSSPGPKYALPGATGLNYHDPRKLKAPAFSFGTRHRQFSSDCSPGPGYLVPSNITRIGRDGTPAYSLYSRPNDPQLFQTPGPGRYSPERSGKSAYYSAPAYSLSARSKGFRNDQTPGPAAYMLPSVLGPATVNKTSAPNFSLRGRSKIGSFHEDLQKTPGPGTYRVVDPCTYKHKPPHYSMTGRNSMPGDTTRKPGPGAHHPEQVTFTRIKPPSFSFGIRHSEFIAPLIVDLAE; encoded by the exons AtgtcaggcactgatgtttggGTTGGCTCCTGGAGGCCCCACAAGCCCAGAGGCCCCATTGCTGCACTCTACAGCAGCCCTGGACCCAAGTATGCCCTGCCTGGAGCGACAG GTCTGAACTACCATGACCCCAGGAAGCTGAAAGCACCGGCGTTCAGTTTTGGGACACGCCATCGCCAATTCAGCTCAGACTGCTCCCCCGGGCCAGGGTACTTGGTTCCCTCCAACATCACCAGGATTGGGCGTGACGGGACCCCTGCATACTCCCTCTACAGCCGCCCCAATGACCCCCAGCTGTTCCAAACCCCCGGACCTG GACGCTACTCCCCTGAGAGGTCAGGGAAGTCTGCATATTACTCTGCCCCTGCCTATTCCCTGTCTGCCAGGAGCAAAGGCTTCCGCAACGACCAGACCCCAG GCCCTGCAGCTTACATGCTGCCCTCTGTGTTGGGTCCTGCTACCGTCAACAAAACCTCCGCCCCTAACTTCTCCCTTCGAGGACGCAGCAAGATCGGCAGCTTCCACGAGGACCTGCAGAAG ACTCCTGGCCCAGGGACATACAGAGTGGTGGACCCCTGCACCTACAAACACAAACCCCCCCACTACAGCATGACAGGACGCAACAGCATGCCTGGAGACACCACCAGGAAACCAGGCCCTGGAGCTCACCACCCTGAACAG GTGACCTTCACCAGGATCAAACCTCCAAGCTTCTCTTTCGGAATTCGTCATTCTGAGTTCATTGCTCCGCTTATAGTGGACTTGGCGGAATAG
- the LOC135508805 gene encoding rab-like protein 2A, giving the protein MPNAGDASGIPELDQDKYDADEEVTIICLGDSAVGKSKLMERFLIDGFHPQQLSTYALTLYKYTTTIDSKAVLVDFWDTAGQERFQRMHPSYYHKAHACIMVFNVQRKFTYKNLTSWYTGLREYRPERPCVVVANNILSDMKVIQRKFNFAKKQGLPLYFVSAADGNNVVKMFKESIKMAMSYKQNSSDFMDEVMQELEHGFASV; this is encoded by the exons ATGCCG AATGCAGGCGACGCCAGTGGCATTCCTGAACTGGACCAAGATAAATATGATGCCGATGAAGAAGTCACGATAATCTGCCTTGGCGACAGTGCAGTGGGAAAATCCAA GTTGATGGAGAGGTTTCTGATAGACGGATT TCATCCCCAGCAGCTGTCAACCTATGCCCTGACACTCTACAAATACACTACCACCATTGACAGCAAGGCTGTATTAGTAG ACTTCTGGGATACGGCCGGACAGGAGAGGTTCCAGAGAATGCATCCCTCGTATTACCATAAGGCTCACGCCTGTATCATG GTGTTTAATGTTCAGAGGAAGTTCACTTATAAGAACCTGACCAGCTGGTATACAGGGCTGAGAGAGTACAGGCCTGAGAGACCCTGTGTGGTGGTGGCTAATAATATTTTAT CTGATATGAAGGTGATCCAGAGGAAATTTAACTTTGCCAAGAAGCAGGGACTTCCTTTGTACTTTGTATCTGCTGCTGATGGGAACAATGTAGTCAAG ATGTTCAAAGAATCAATCAAAATGGCAATGTCTTACAAGCAGAACTCTAGTGACTTCATGGATGAAGTAATGCAGGAGCTGGAG CATGGGTTTGCATCTGTATAA